The following coding sequences are from one Arthrobacter sp. PvP023 window:
- a CDS encoding ABC transporter ATP-binding protein, translating to MSTIDTLSPILSARGLHHSFGQTRALRGIDLDVQRGEVLAIMGPSGSGKSTLLHCLAGVLVPTSGTVAYTPPQRQTPVVISALAEPKRARLRLTDFGFVFQFGQLLPELTAVDNVSLPLLLGGAKRLEATRRSADLLDRLGLDGLGGKLPGDLSGGQAQRVAVARALVSSPAVLFADEPTGSLDSLASENVLTLMLELVREVGTTVVIITHDARTAAYADREVIVRDGAIGAGYRASR from the coding sequence ATGAGTACGATCGACACCCTGTCACCCATCCTCAGTGCCCGCGGGCTGCACCACTCCTTCGGACAGACACGGGCCCTGCGCGGAATCGACCTCGACGTCCAACGCGGCGAAGTGCTCGCCATCATGGGCCCCTCCGGATCGGGCAAGTCAACGCTGCTCCACTGCCTGGCCGGCGTGCTCGTGCCGACTAGCGGCACGGTGGCCTACACTCCGCCACAAAGGCAGACACCGGTGGTGATCAGCGCCCTCGCAGAACCGAAACGGGCCCGGCTTCGGCTGACCGATTTCGGATTCGTCTTCCAGTTCGGCCAGCTCCTGCCTGAGCTCACCGCAGTGGATAACGTCAGCCTCCCCCTCCTCCTGGGCGGGGCCAAACGCCTGGAGGCCACGCGGCGGTCCGCTGACCTGCTGGACCGACTGGGACTCGACGGCCTCGGCGGCAAGCTGCCCGGCGACTTGTCGGGCGGCCAGGCCCAGCGTGTCGCCGTCGCCAGGGCACTGGTGAGCTCCCCTGCCGTGTTGTTCGCCGACGAGCCCACGGGGTCCCTGGATTCGCTCGCGTCCGAGAACGTCCTCACTCTCATGCTGGAGCTTGTCCGGGAGGTAGGAACGACCGTGGTAATCATCACCCACGACGCACGCACCGCCGCGTACGCTGACCGGGAAGTCATCGTGCGCGACGGTGCAATCGGCGCCGGCTACCGGGCATCCCGATGA
- a CDS encoding uracil-DNA glycosylase yields the protein MTALATESFREQLLSRRYEPNVAVVNELCDTFQSLKPDTVVPYVDPMHDVDECRIISLYSNIGTADESGFITAGDSEAATRMLGVQWKLGLRPEFVMPWNVHPWHIPGEPNGKFTPDQISAGLKPLLKFLALVPRASVIVAHGTEANRLAQLLLKTEVPLLWRRGLKTYKVRSLSGRAFAGTEARQQQYLDEMHVVYADAMARTGLTKAN from the coding sequence ATGACAGCCCTGGCTACTGAATCTTTCCGCGAGCAGCTTCTGAGCCGCCGTTACGAACCCAACGTCGCAGTTGTCAATGAGCTGTGCGACACCTTCCAGAGCCTCAAGCCGGACACCGTGGTCCCCTACGTGGACCCGATGCACGACGTCGACGAGTGCCGCATCATCAGCCTGTACTCCAACATCGGCACCGCCGATGAATCCGGTTTCATCACCGCCGGCGACAGCGAAGCTGCCACCCGCATGCTCGGCGTGCAGTGGAAGCTGGGCCTCCGCCCCGAGTTCGTCATGCCCTGGAACGTCCACCCGTGGCACATCCCCGGCGAGCCGAACGGCAAATTCACGCCGGACCAGATTTCCGCCGGCCTCAAGCCGCTGCTGAAGTTCCTCGCGCTGGTTCCCCGCGCCTCCGTGATCGTGGCCCACGGCACCGAAGCCAACCGCCTGGCCCAGCTGCTCCTGAAGACCGAAGTGCCGCTGCTGTGGCGCCGCGGCCTGAAGACCTACAAGGTCCGCTCGCTCAGCGGCCGCGCCTTCGCCGGAACCGAAGCCCGCCAGCAGCAGTACCTCGACGAAATGCACGTTGTGTACGCTGACGCCATGGCCCGCACCGGCCTCACGAAGGCTAACTAA
- a CDS encoding FtsX-like permease family protein, protein MLKLAVAGSRSAYGRLAGIAGGVAVGVCLLLLLWGGANGLGARDDRGAWLRETGQPSLAVPVTTDDPAASGPATPVPLTADTILMTANPVEVFRNQLINRRDVAALIPTTVRIPGIGSPPEPGRYYASPALQHLIESTPRDQLGDRFGEFAGTIDEAALPGPDSLIVVTGATEAELRQSGRASLVSGFTANPYGGSAAAYSTVLLIGAISVFFPVLLLISIVTGLGAARRRERFATLRLIGASPNVVSRMAAAETAVPSLAGAVLGVGLAALLRPAAAHIPVNGTRMFEADLATGWVASAAVVAAVVAASAGVAGFRTAKADVGPLGVTRAVHEKTPTAWRTVPLLTGLGAMITAVVIIRVVKTRLPWIESPLLIGGFILILAGIVVIGPWLTLLVSRTGLRRARSAAAVIAASRIQRTPVATFRSVSGLVVAVFVVTVFAGASSIVESTEAPTARPGLLPPASLYATVGTTATPAQVSDAARQASELPGIRSATIGYGPAALSETDAGPDIYLRSTDAPGLGFEDIPATETVSVDASFLHYGTTRPLALTPAPGASLDGLVPVVMILGTDGTPAAMDRARTALNGSGVTAIPATSPMDIGLQSTTRLIQGLAVLAYLGMFAAIAIAGLSLAVATASAVLDRKRVLGLMRLMGMPVSVLRRIITRESAVPLLTVLLLSIGLGFLVAWLMVTFIDDTYRVTWPASDYFMALGLSLLLALGAVTATFSLIRGHTAITATRFE, encoded by the coding sequence TTGCTCAAACTGGCAGTCGCCGGCAGCCGGTCCGCCTACGGGCGGCTGGCAGGCATCGCCGGAGGGGTCGCCGTCGGAGTGTGCCTGCTGCTGTTGCTCTGGGGTGGCGCCAACGGCCTTGGCGCCCGCGATGACCGCGGCGCCTGGTTGCGCGAAACCGGCCAACCTTCCTTGGCCGTTCCCGTGACGACGGACGATCCGGCCGCGTCAGGACCGGCAACACCCGTACCTTTGACCGCGGATACGATCCTCATGACGGCCAACCCGGTGGAAGTCTTCCGCAACCAGCTGATCAACCGCCGGGATGTCGCGGCCCTGATCCCGACCACCGTAAGAATTCCGGGGATCGGCAGCCCTCCGGAGCCGGGCCGGTATTACGCATCGCCGGCCCTCCAGCATCTGATCGAGTCGACACCCCGGGACCAGCTTGGCGATCGTTTCGGGGAATTCGCCGGCACGATCGACGAGGCTGCCCTGCCCGGTCCGGATTCCCTGATCGTTGTCACCGGCGCCACGGAAGCCGAACTCCGCCAGAGCGGGAGGGCGTCCCTCGTTTCCGGGTTCACTGCCAACCCTTATGGAGGCAGCGCGGCCGCCTACAGCACCGTGCTGCTCATCGGTGCCATTTCGGTGTTCTTCCCGGTCCTGCTGCTCATCAGCATCGTCACCGGCCTCGGTGCAGCCCGGCGCCGGGAACGCTTCGCAACCCTGCGGCTCATCGGCGCATCACCGAACGTGGTCTCGCGGATGGCCGCCGCCGAAACCGCCGTACCCAGCCTGGCCGGTGCGGTGCTGGGTGTCGGATTGGCCGCCCTGTTGAGGCCTGCTGCCGCGCACATCCCGGTAAATGGCACCCGGATGTTCGAAGCTGATCTGGCCACCGGCTGGGTGGCTTCCGCCGCCGTCGTCGCCGCGGTGGTTGCGGCCTCGGCCGGGGTGGCCGGCTTCCGCACGGCCAAGGCGGACGTTGGGCCCCTGGGGGTGACGCGCGCCGTCCACGAAAAGACACCCACTGCATGGCGGACGGTGCCCCTGCTGACCGGACTGGGTGCCATGATCACGGCGGTCGTCATTATCCGGGTCGTGAAAACTAGGCTGCCATGGATTGAATCACCGCTCCTCATCGGCGGCTTTATCCTGATCCTTGCGGGCATCGTGGTGATCGGCCCCTGGCTGACCTTACTGGTCAGCAGGACGGGGCTGCGCCGGGCGCGAAGCGCCGCGGCAGTCATTGCCGCCAGCCGGATCCAAAGAACCCCCGTGGCGACCTTCCGTTCCGTATCAGGGCTCGTCGTCGCGGTGTTCGTCGTCACCGTCTTCGCCGGAGCATCCAGCATCGTCGAATCAACAGAGGCGCCCACGGCCAGGCCAGGTCTGCTCCCGCCCGCCAGCCTGTACGCCACGGTGGGAACGACGGCCACACCGGCCCAGGTCTCGGACGCCGCACGCCAGGCCAGTGAACTGCCCGGAATCCGGAGCGCCACCATCGGTTACGGCCCGGCAGCCCTCTCCGAAACGGATGCAGGCCCTGACATCTATCTTCGGTCTACGGATGCCCCCGGACTGGGCTTTGAAGACATCCCGGCAACGGAGACCGTCAGCGTTGATGCGTCGTTCCTCCACTACGGGACAACCCGGCCCCTGGCACTGACGCCTGCGCCCGGGGCATCCCTGGACGGACTGGTACCGGTGGTGATGATACTCGGCACCGACGGGACCCCCGCGGCCATGGACCGAGCCCGGACGGCGCTGAACGGCTCAGGCGTCACTGCGATCCCGGCCACCTCACCAATGGACATCGGGTTGCAGTCCACCACCCGCCTGATTCAGGGCCTGGCCGTGCTCGCCTACCTGGGCATGTTCGCCGCGATCGCAATCGCAGGGCTTTCATTGGCCGTCGCCACCGCGTCCGCTGTCCTGGACCGGAAGAGGGTACTCGGCCTCATGCGATTAATGGGAATGCCGGTGTCCGTCCTGCGCCGGATTATCACCCGCGAATCCGCCGTCCCGCTCCTGACCGTGTTGCTGCTTTCGATCGGACTCGGGTTCCTCGTGGCCTGGTTGATGGTGACGTTCATCGACGACACTTACCGGGTGACGTGGCCGGCTTCCGACTACTTCATGGCCCTGGGCCTCAGCCTGCTACTGGCCCTCGGCGCGGTCACCGCAACTTTTAGCCTCATCCGGGGGCACACCGCGATCACGGCAACACGCTTCGAATAG
- a CDS encoding Hpt domain-containing protein produces MGLSLKSGKNKTGPEPGLPERTAALEQGPRRYRARINRAPVLDRMRVQELAGNIHAQSRLLEFLNLFLVLLPSRVNNVIGALASGDLEAASAAAQSLASSAAMAGASRLELVALLVDTDLRTGRMDRARETGRRLGPDAAELASALSRLLAGR; encoded by the coding sequence ATGGGTCTCAGCTTGAAGTCAGGTAAGAACAAGACCGGTCCGGAGCCTGGGCTGCCGGAGCGGACCGCAGCCCTCGAACAGGGGCCGCGCCGGTACCGTGCCCGGATTAACCGGGCCCCGGTCCTCGACCGCATGCGCGTGCAGGAGCTCGCCGGGAACATTCATGCCCAAAGCCGGCTTCTTGAATTCCTGAACCTCTTCCTGGTGCTTCTCCCGTCCAGGGTCAACAACGTCATCGGGGCCCTGGCCAGCGGGGACCTTGAAGCTGCGAGCGCGGCAGCCCAGAGCCTCGCGTCGTCTGCGGCCATGGCGGGGGCCTCCCGGCTGGAGCTCGTGGCCTTGCTGGTCGATACGGATCTCCGTACCGGCCGGATGGACCGGGCGCGCGAAACAGGACGGCGCCTCGGACCGGACGCCGCCGAATTGGCCTCAGCCCTCTCCCGTCTGCTGGCGGGCCGCTGA
- the sfnG gene encoding dimethylsulfone monooxygenase SfnG, protein MNDISSVARLSEPLKFAYWVPNVSGGLVVSTIEQRTGWDFDYNKKLARIAEDSGFEYALTQTRYAASYGADKQHEATSFSLALLAATERLKVISAVHPGMWHPGVLAKFIITADHISNGRAAVNIVSGWLKNEFTNFGLEWLEHDERYVRTEEFIKVLRGLWTEQEYSQSGKYYNITDFTLNPAPVDVPGRAHPEIFFGGNSTAAQATAGRVADWYFSNGKDLEGFKENIAGVVAAAGESGRGTDGSLPAALPSPRFGLNGFVIARDSEKEARDTLREIVEKAHKPAVEGFRAAVQEAGPSTKDGKGMWADSSFEDLVQYNDGFKTQLIGTPEQIAERIVEYKKIGVNLFLTGYLHFQEEVAAFGQDILPIVRELEADLARRNGTELDLSGTPVAADASKTTGLVNA, encoded by the coding sequence ATGAACGACATCAGCAGCGTTGCCCGTCTTTCCGAACCGCTCAAGTTCGCCTACTGGGTGCCGAACGTTTCCGGAGGCCTGGTGGTCTCCACCATCGAACAGCGCACCGGCTGGGACTTCGACTACAACAAGAAGCTGGCCCGGATCGCCGAGGACTCCGGCTTCGAGTACGCCCTGACCCAGACCCGCTACGCCGCCTCCTACGGCGCGGACAAGCAGCATGAAGCCACATCCTTCAGCCTGGCCCTGCTGGCCGCCACCGAGCGCCTCAAGGTGATCTCCGCCGTCCACCCCGGCATGTGGCACCCCGGCGTGCTGGCCAAGTTCATCATCACCGCGGACCACATCTCCAACGGCCGCGCCGCCGTCAACATCGTCTCCGGCTGGCTCAAGAACGAGTTCACCAACTTCGGCCTGGAGTGGCTGGAACACGACGAACGCTACGTGCGCACGGAGGAATTCATCAAGGTCCTGCGGGGCCTGTGGACCGAGCAGGAGTACAGCCAGTCCGGCAAGTACTACAACATCACCGACTTCACCCTGAACCCTGCCCCGGTGGACGTTCCGGGCCGCGCGCATCCGGAAATCTTCTTCGGCGGCAACTCCACCGCGGCACAGGCCACCGCCGGCCGCGTGGCGGACTGGTACTTCTCCAACGGCAAGGACCTGGAAGGCTTCAAGGAGAACATCGCCGGCGTGGTTGCTGCCGCAGGAGAAAGCGGCCGCGGCACGGATGGCTCACTCCCGGCCGCTTTGCCCTCTCCGAGGTTCGGCCTCAACGGCTTCGTCATTGCCCGCGACTCCGAAAAGGAAGCCCGCGACACCCTGCGTGAAATCGTGGAGAAGGCGCACAAGCCCGCCGTCGAGGGATTCCGGGCCGCGGTCCAGGAAGCCGGTCCTTCCACCAAGGACGGCAAGGGCATGTGGGCCGACTCAAGCTTCGAGGACCTGGTCCAGTACAACGACGGCTTCAAGACCCAGCTGATCGGCACCCCGGAACAGATCGCCGAGCGGATCGTCGAGTACAAGAAGATCGGCGTGAACCTTTTCCTCACCGGCTACCTGCACTTCCAGGAGGAAGTCGCCGCGTTCGGCCAGGACATCCTGCCGATCGTCCGCGAACTCGAGGCTGACCTCGCCCGCAGGAACGGCACCGAACTGGACCTGTCCGGCACGCCCGTAGCCGCCGACGCGTCAAAAACCACCGGGCTGGTGAACGCGTAA
- a CDS encoding DUF3151 domain-containing protein, with product MSDEFRRNLMGPEPTLLPAESEIYQHLALGQEALDLVAKHPTSSLLWAILAEEAWNEGRIVDSYAYARVGYHRGLDSLRRNGWRGVGPIPWEHEPNRGFLRALYALGRASSAIGEAEEPERIEKFLNDSDPTAKAALEGK from the coding sequence ATGTCCGACGAGTTCCGCAGGAACCTGATGGGCCCGGAGCCCACGCTCCTGCCCGCGGAGTCCGAGATCTACCAGCACCTGGCCCTCGGCCAGGAGGCGCTGGATCTTGTGGCGAAGCACCCCACGTCCTCGCTTCTGTGGGCCATCCTGGCCGAGGAAGCCTGGAACGAGGGCCGGATTGTCGATTCGTACGCGTACGCCCGCGTTGGCTACCACCGGGGCCTGGACTCGCTGCGGCGCAACGGCTGGCGCGGCGTGGGGCCCATCCCGTGGGAGCACGAGCCCAACCGCGGCTTCCTGCGCGCCCTGTACGCGCTGGGCCGTGCATCGTCGGCCATCGGCGAGGCAGAGGAACCGGAGCGCATTGAGAAGTTCCTCAATGACTCCGACCCCACCGCCAAGGCGGCCCTCGAAGGCAAGTAA
- a CDS encoding PadR family transcriptional regulator, which yields MNNSLTLLGLLSRKPSYGYDLKHSYDRYFGTQKALAFGQVYSTLARLVRDDLIRALGEETGGGPDRKKYEITAAGRGKVREWLFTPDVPSETLQSNLFAKTVIALLVDDDADRLLDIQRAEHMARMRELTRLKQDSDLLHVLMCDHGLFHIEADLRWIELTSARLTRLKKELLSA from the coding sequence GTGAACAACTCACTTACCCTGTTGGGCCTTCTGAGCCGCAAGCCAAGCTATGGCTACGACCTCAAGCACTCATACGACCGCTACTTCGGGACCCAGAAGGCCTTGGCCTTCGGCCAGGTCTATTCCACACTGGCCCGCCTGGTCCGGGACGACTTGATCCGCGCCCTGGGCGAGGAAACCGGCGGCGGCCCGGACCGCAAAAAGTACGAGATCACCGCTGCCGGCCGCGGCAAGGTCCGTGAGTGGCTATTCACCCCGGATGTTCCGTCAGAGACGCTGCAAAGCAACCTCTTCGCCAAGACCGTGATCGCTTTGCTCGTCGATGACGACGCCGACCGCTTGCTCGACATCCAGCGCGCGGAGCACATGGCCCGAATGCGGGAGCTCACCCGCCTCAAGCAGGATTCGGACTTGCTGCACGTGCTGATGTGCGACCACGGACTGTTCCACATCGAAGCCGATCTTCGCTGGATCGAACTCACCAGCGCCCGCCTGACCCGACTCAAGAAGGAGCTCCTGAGCGCATGA
- a CDS encoding CoA-binding protein: MSAAESRTWEGPSAPDRLNLLRQAKSIAIVGASDKPSRASYFVATYLQSSTRYKVYFVNPVVKEILGQPTYASLADLPESPDIVDVFRKHDDLPGVLDEAIAAGAKTLWLQLGSWHEDVAKEAEAAGLDVVMDRCVKIEHARFHGGLHLAGFDTGVISSKRQVLA, translated from the coding sequence ATGAGCGCAGCAGAATCCAGGACCTGGGAAGGCCCGTCAGCGCCCGACCGCCTGAACCTGCTCCGGCAGGCTAAGTCCATCGCCATTGTGGGCGCCTCGGACAAGCCCTCGCGGGCAAGTTACTTCGTGGCAACCTACCTGCAGTCCTCCACCCGCTACAAGGTGTACTTCGTGAACCCGGTAGTCAAGGAAATCCTGGGACAGCCCACCTACGCGTCGCTTGCCGACCTCCCCGAGAGCCCCGACATCGTGGATGTGTTCCGCAAGCATGATGACCTGCCCGGCGTTCTGGACGAGGCAATCGCAGCCGGTGCCAAGACGCTGTGGCTGCAGCTCGGTTCCTGGCATGAGGACGTGGCGAAGGAAGCGGAAGCCGCCGGGCTCGACGTCGTAATGGACCGGTGCGTCAAGATCGAGCACGCCCGCTTCCATGGTGGACTCCACCTTGCCGGCTTCGACACCGGGGTCATCTCCTCCAAGCGGCAGGTCCTGGCCTAA
- a CDS encoding adenylosuccinate synthase → MPAIVIVGAQWGDEGKGKATDLLGGRVDYVVKPNGGNNAGHTVVVGGEKYELKLLPAGILSPNAVPIIGNGCVVNLEALFQEIDGLEARGADTSKLRVSANAHLVAPYHQVLDKVTERFLGSRAIGTTGRGIGPAYMDKVARLGIRVQDVFDESILRQKVEGSLRQKNELLVKVYNRRDIEVEEIVSYFLSFANRLRPLVIDSTYVLNTALDEGKVVLMEGGQATFLDVDHGTYPFVTSSNPTAGGASVGSGIGPTRISRSIGIIKAYTTRVGAGPFPTELFDEMGMYLQKTGGEFGVNTGRPRRCGWYDAVLARHASRVNGFTDYFVTKLDVLTGIEQIPVCVAYDVDGVRHDEMPMTQTEFHHAKPIFEYFEGWTEDITGARTLEDLPENARNYVLALEKLSGTRFSAIGVGPDRDQTIVVNDLIND, encoded by the coding sequence ATGCCAGCAATCGTGATCGTCGGAGCCCAGTGGGGCGACGAAGGCAAAGGTAAAGCCACTGACCTGCTTGGCGGCCGCGTCGACTACGTGGTCAAGCCGAACGGCGGCAACAACGCCGGGCACACCGTCGTCGTGGGCGGTGAGAAGTATGAGCTCAAGCTCCTTCCTGCCGGCATCCTGAGCCCGAACGCGGTTCCGATCATCGGCAACGGCTGCGTGGTGAACCTCGAGGCACTGTTCCAGGAAATCGACGGCCTGGAGGCCCGCGGCGCGGACACGTCCAAGCTCCGCGTCTCCGCCAACGCCCACCTTGTGGCGCCCTACCACCAGGTGCTGGACAAGGTCACCGAGCGGTTCCTGGGCAGCCGGGCCATCGGCACCACCGGCCGCGGCATCGGCCCGGCGTACATGGACAAGGTGGCCCGCCTGGGCATCCGCGTCCAGGACGTCTTTGACGAGTCCATCCTCCGCCAGAAGGTGGAAGGCTCGCTGCGCCAGAAGAACGAACTCCTGGTCAAGGTCTACAACCGCCGTGACATCGAAGTGGAGGAGATCGTCAGCTACTTCCTCTCCTTCGCCAACCGCCTGCGCCCACTGGTCATCGACAGCACGTATGTCCTGAACACGGCACTGGACGAGGGCAAGGTGGTCCTCATGGAGGGCGGCCAGGCCACCTTCCTGGACGTGGACCACGGCACCTACCCGTTCGTGACCTCCTCCAACCCGACCGCCGGCGGCGCTTCGGTGGGTTCCGGCATCGGTCCCACCCGGATCTCGCGCTCCATCGGCATCATCAAGGCCTACACCACGCGTGTGGGTGCCGGACCGTTCCCCACGGAACTGTTCGACGAGATGGGCATGTACCTGCAGAAGACCGGCGGCGAGTTCGGCGTCAACACCGGCCGGCCGCGCCGCTGCGGCTGGTATGACGCCGTCCTGGCCCGCCACGCTTCACGCGTCAACGGCTTCACGGACTACTTCGTCACCAAGCTGGACGTGCTGACGGGCATCGAGCAGATCCCGGTCTGCGTGGCCTACGACGTTGACGGCGTCCGGCACGATGAAATGCCCATGACGCAGACTGAGTTCCACCACGCCAAGCCGATCTTCGAGTACTTCGAAGGCTGGACCGAGGACATCACCGGTGCGCGCACCTTGGAGGACCTCCCGGAGAACGCCAGGAACTACGTACTGGCCCTCGAGAAGCTCTCCGGCACGCGTTTCTCGGCGATCGGCGTCGGTCCGGACCGCGACCAGACCATCGTGGTCAACGACCTCATCAACGACTGA
- a CDS encoding RNA polymerase sigma factor — MTDALTDASLQALKGRDGELFNLVYRSYASQVLGYLTARGVEDPEATMQDVFLAVLPRIETISGGASGLRTFLFSVAHARMVDDHRRQSRTPAKQPFEPGLDRREAASAEAAAMLLMAPGEVLQLLDILGEDQKEVLTLRIIADLTVEQVAEIMGKSAGAVKQLQRRALDRLREHSAVKDYVAP; from the coding sequence GTGACCGACGCACTGACCGACGCCTCATTGCAGGCCCTCAAGGGCCGCGATGGCGAGTTGTTCAATCTGGTCTATCGGAGCTATGCGTCGCAGGTGCTGGGATACCTGACTGCCCGTGGCGTCGAGGACCCGGAGGCCACTATGCAGGATGTCTTCCTGGCCGTCCTTCCCCGGATAGAAACCATCAGCGGGGGTGCCAGCGGGCTTCGGACCTTTCTTTTCTCGGTGGCCCATGCGCGAATGGTCGACGATCACCGAAGGCAAAGCCGGACGCCCGCGAAGCAACCGTTCGAACCCGGGCTTGACCGGCGGGAAGCCGCCTCGGCTGAAGCGGCGGCCATGCTGCTGATGGCACCCGGGGAAGTGCTGCAGCTGCTTGACATCCTGGGAGAGGACCAAAAAGAGGTCCTGACGCTGCGGATCATCGCAGATCTCACGGTGGAGCAAGTGGCCGAAATTATGGGGAAAAGCGCCGGAGCCGTCAAACAGCTTCAGCGCCGTGCTTTGGACAGACTCCGTGAACATTCGGCCGTAAAGGACTACGTAGCGCCATGA
- a CDS encoding O-acetylhomoserine aminocarboxypropyltransferase/cysteine synthase family protein has protein sequence MADRKFGFRTRALHAGGTPDAEHGARAVPIYQTTSFVFKDTQDAANLFALQKYGNIYSRIGNPTVAAFEERIASLEGGIGAVATSSGMAAEFITFAALTQAGDHIVAASQLYGGTVTQLDVTLRRFGVDTTFVPGTDPADYAAAVRENTKAIFVEVVANPSSEVQDLEGLAKVARDAGIPLVVDATLSTPYLVRPIEHGADIVIHSATKFLGGHGTTLGGVIVESGRFNWGNGKFPTMTEPVASYGNVSWWGNFGEYGFLTKLRCEQLRDIGPALSPQSAFQLLQGVETLPQRLDEHLKNAQAVAEWLEADERVAYVNFSGLPSHPHFERAKKYLPLGPGSVFSFGVKGGRAAGQKFIESLQLASHLANVGDSRTLVIHPGSTTHQQLSPAQLESAGVPEDLVRISIGLEDIEDILWDLDQALDAASSSVVEPVETVAADACTIGAIA, from the coding sequence ATGGCGGACCGCAAGTTCGGCTTCCGCACCCGCGCCCTGCACGCCGGCGGCACACCCGACGCCGAGCACGGCGCGCGGGCCGTCCCGATCTACCAGACCACGTCCTTCGTCTTCAAGGACACCCAGGACGCCGCCAACCTCTTCGCCCTGCAGAAGTACGGCAACATCTACTCCCGGATCGGCAACCCCACGGTGGCGGCGTTCGAAGAGCGCATTGCCTCCTTGGAGGGCGGCATCGGCGCCGTTGCGACGTCGTCGGGCATGGCCGCGGAATTCATTACCTTCGCCGCGCTCACCCAGGCGGGCGACCACATCGTGGCGGCCTCCCAGCTCTACGGCGGCACCGTCACCCAGCTGGACGTCACGCTGCGCCGCTTCGGGGTGGACACCACGTTCGTCCCCGGCACCGATCCGGCGGACTACGCCGCCGCGGTCCGGGAGAACACCAAGGCGATCTTCGTTGAGGTGGTGGCCAACCCGTCGTCCGAAGTCCAGGACCTTGAGGGTCTGGCAAAGGTGGCGCGCGACGCCGGCATCCCCCTGGTCGTCGACGCCACCTTGAGCACGCCGTACCTGGTGCGGCCGATCGAGCACGGGGCGGACATCGTGATCCACTCCGCCACCAAGTTCCTCGGCGGACACGGCACCACCCTGGGCGGCGTGATCGTGGAGAGCGGCCGGTTCAACTGGGGCAACGGTAAGTTCCCCACCATGACCGAGCCCGTGGCCTCCTACGGCAACGTCTCCTGGTGGGGCAACTTCGGCGAGTACGGCTTCCTGACCAAGCTCCGCTGCGAGCAGTTGCGGGATATCGGCCCCGCGCTCTCTCCGCAGTCCGCGTTCCAGCTGCTGCAGGGCGTGGAAACCCTTCCGCAGCGCCTGGACGAGCACCTGAAGAACGCCCAGGCCGTGGCCGAGTGGCTTGAAGCGGACGAGCGCGTCGCCTACGTGAACTTCTCCGGCCTGCCCTCCCACCCGCACTTTGAGCGGGCGAAGAAGTACCTGCCCCTGGGACCGGGTTCGGTGTTCTCGTTCGGCGTCAAGGGCGGCCGCGCTGCCGGGCAGAAATTCATCGAGTCACTCCAGCTGGCCTCGCACCTGGCCAACGTTGGCGACTCCCGGACCCTGGTGATCCACCCCGGCTCCACGACCCACCAGCAGCTGAGTCCGGCCCAGCTGGAATCCGCGGGCGTCCCCGAGGACCTGGTCCGGATCTCGATCGGGCTCGAGGACATCGAGGACATCCTGTGGGACCTGGACCAGGCGCTGGACGCTGCCTCCTCGTCGGTGGTTGAACCTGTCGAAACCGTCGCCGCCGATGCCTGCACGATCGGAGCAATCGCATGA